The sequence atttatggcttaactagattaattaggttaactaggcaggttaggataattaggcaagttattgtataatgatggtttgttctgttgactattgagaaaatatatagcttaaaggggctaataatattgaccttaaatgttttttttaaacttagaaactgtttttattctaggtgaaataaaacaaataagactttctccagaagaatttccttgctctgttaaacatcatttgagaaatattaaaaaaataaaattaaataaaaatcaaaggggggggggggcaaataattctgacttcaactgtaggtcattattcatttgtttcatttaatagtaacctcacttaatgagaatggtgggcacaatgtttacagcacaagattATTCTTGGTTTATTTTGGAGACTGCCACTTGGAGATTGGACTCCATGttcagtcatgttttttttttaatgtacataagtgccgtaaaggtgtcaaagtatAACATTGTGCCGTATAATCAATTTACTGAAACGAACACTATTGCTGTGTAAGTTATCCAGCGTAATAACCctaggggtcgcaatccaatacaAAAAAAGAACCGAAAGGCTAATAGCtttttttgcatgttgtttttttatgttacgattaaatactatttttacctTCTGTAGGTTCTGAATaaagtatggtaattctaatagtttaataacatatatgattTTCACCattttgggaaacactggtttaaagcATGAATTCATAATTATCCAGCCCAGAATAACAAAAAAACTGCCATTTTCcccaaaaatgattatttaaattttagacaacacaatagttttaactTCAGAACAATTTTACTACTCCTACTTTTTCAATCACAAAGAAAATTATTATGTAAACtaaattactattaataaacTGTAATTATTACCAATTGTAATTTCCTGGGGGAAAAAGCTCTAgattacaaattaagttaaaattcAGAAAGGGATTTAACcatgcctttaaaaaaaatacaacaaatattaacattttactgaaacattattttcaaattggattatttcatttttgagtgtgaGTGCACATAATCTTTGGAAAGTGTTGCCACTGCTTTGCTTTCCAGGTACTCCCACGTTCAAGTAGAGATCAAAGTTTGCTAGAGTAACCAAATAACAAGAGGAACCAAAATCAAAGATTACTTTGTCCTCATGGTTTCACAATGACCTCTGACGGGTTATTGTAGTGTAGTTTGGTATTTTGCATGATCTCATTCCAAGGTTTTATTTACAGGTCAACGTTTAATGAGTTCATGACACATAATAAGGGCTATGCAttttctctctcttgctctctctcctTATAGGACCTGTGAGCAGTATTTTGGTTAACCGCTATGGGAGCCGCCCTGTGGTGATTGTTGGTGGGCTTATGGTTGGGGTTGCTATGGTAACGGCTTCTTTTGGCTCCAGCATTTTGCATTTGTATTTATGCGTTGGAGTCATTGGAGGTACTCAATTCAATATTTCATTATTCAGATTGATCACAATCTATTCCCATGTCACAAGGTTCTCCTAAAAACATGCTAGATTCTCATTGGTCTATCTCAGTGTGCTGTGGTTCCTCCCCTGTGTGCGTGTTTGATTATTACAAACTGAAGGTCAAAGCCGTCTGTTTGGTCAAAGAATATTCAGTGATAATTCAAGCGGTGTTGAATCTCTGGTCTTTTTGTTCTACAGTTCAGAAAAACATGCCATTCATGGGATCCAATCCAAGATACAAAACTGTTCAATTCATGAAGAAATTGTTCTACGGAACTATTTTTTGAATTAAatcactaaaatatatattttttgtttagtaaCAAGTAAACCATGATATTTTGTAAGCCAAGACAGAACTGCATTTTCTTAAATACACTCTCTGGCTACTTTATTAGTATCAGGTTTGAACCCTATTTTTGCCTTCAAAGCTgccttaatattttacattaatccAACAAATGTTGATTGCTTAATCCTTTTGAAGTTAAAATGCATGTATTGTGATGTCTAATTTGAATATAGATATGTCTGAAAGCATGCCACAGtttctgttatttaaaaaaataaaattaacattttacttagACACATAACTTTAAACTATAGGCATAAAAAGGGAGGCATTGATTCACTCCGCAGccattttggtccatactgacatggcCACATCACACATATGCAAGTACATGCCTACTGAAAATGAACATTCTCTAGAAATTGAAGAGTGTAATGCAAATAAACAGAGATTTTATAAAACTTAGCCTGCATACATCTGCACATAATTGTCTATTTAGAAATCACACAGTGCATTCCAAACAGGATATATCGCCCTCTGAAgggtagggatggctgacattAAACTGACgcttcgacacagtgtcgagatccagAAGCGCAAGTGTTTAGAAACTCTCCACtgaagcatgatctgaaacacccaggtcatgtgactaaggtgatttaaAACACaaaggtcacgtgactaaggtgtttcgaaacaccaggttATGTGACTAAAGAGATTCAAAGCATCGGTCAATTTTAGAAGTGTTTCGAGACTTGGCGAAACTACGCTTGACTGACAGTGCCAGAAAAACTCtgtctcatgtagcctagtggatcAAAGTTATTGTGTGGCAAATGGCCCGAGTTCAAATCTTGACTTGGACAATTAGTCTGAAATTGTgaattgatgtattttaataatgttactgttttaaaaccaaaacaagacacatttatttacaaagtgttcattcggatgacagaccaatgttaaaacaaaacatgttgcAAGAAAAGAGCGTTTAAAACTAACATGTACAGCTGCACAACCCTGGATTCTAACCCATTATCTCTGTATGCTAGTCATGAGCTCTCACCGCttcactaaggcccaatcccaattctaccccttagcccttccccttacccctcgttttgcgcgtgcccgtgaaggggtaggggtgtcccaattctctttagcttgaaggcgtagggctaagggcaagaggtagataccccttcgaacaaagatttttcaggaccacacttgaaaccaaggggtaagaaaatttcccagaatacaccagccacaactaCACACGGAAGAAGatccacaaatgagtatttttttgtcattattacgaatttttacaacaaacaaacacgttttaacacattcataaccgcgttcgtgttctACTGTcatccttaaaataaaaaataaaaaaatgcaaaattttgttatctataatccctaataataactctggAATAGCAGTccaacaacattctgacactcgatgactctcgaataccctgtcagaatagACTAGTGActgggaatgagctgtttacagtgtctgctataatgttaaagagcccatattatacatgaaatagggtcatatttaggttttaagggtctccaacaacagtctaatatgcatgcaaggtcaaaaaacactttcatggtcttataatctgcatttatttttacctaattatcccagcgactcccatatgattcgttcagcgattcatttgtacccaaacccgtcctcagcgcgaagctaatctgcgctgattggaccgatgacagcctgttgtgattggtcgaaactgacagccttcagcgcgagacagagtgaaatgcccagcagctaatcaacaatataaaagtagtcacagtgcatacatgcttcatagtgtaaggtgtggattttggctgccagttggtgaatgtaaatacagacgatggacttaaaaaaacgggtctaacgggtcactttcgttttcactttcgggttgagggcggcgtgatcgtccttaacctagagcggcagttcagcttgctgaaccggccctgcgcaacacacacacacacacacacacacacacacacacacactcaccgttcgcctagactagagcaccagttcagcttgctgagtgcaatttagacagctcccttgaatctgagctgaaatattttgaaacttgaccgttgcatgtgtgttgGAAGAGctggcgatccgtaaacaaagcagcacgtgtcgtgttttcaacgtggttttacacgcgatatgagaaaataaagagttaacctgatacagtacacacggttacaagtaacaaaacacaactaaatacataatttgcaagctagagtaaacgaggcaacaatcgcacgtacttacacggggaagaaactgattcatgatgcactgatccatgttctgacagtctttgctgatccttccttttacaaaccgatgaagtcttgtcttgtcttgaagcatgtaatttccagaagcactcgatctgctcaaggctgggctatattgctgaggtttcatctttaattagactgtcaataatatccatctgcacagcgtgacttcattcgaccggtgtctgtgtgcgtctctgtgtgtgtgtggggccttttttctgtgttagtgggcggggccgcaggtttcaaatctcccgggtttgtgcgtgcaactacttgtgtttcgtagccgcgtcatcacgaaacatctaatgactcgttatcaagacgactcgtttgaagcactatgagtcgactcttttatagatgaatcaatagttttaaacactgtacactttcagatttaagccttagttaatgttgttttggtgtgtttacatagatgaatatggcgaCTGTGtacatgcacagtacagttacgatcttattgccacattggATCGTTTTAATAACAtcatatatgccttcagtgatttcttgaagataaataccaaaaaataacacaactgtaataactacagcaATCGCGGTCGTCTGATCTCAGACAGTCTGATCTCTGATCTCtctgaagcaagagatcgcgatgacatatgatgacatgtgcaggtgttttagtggtgtcccaattcttacgggtaaattttgaagcccttgcccttaacactcggttttaagggccaagaggaaggggaTTGAGCCTAAATGATTTGAAACCTCAACCTCAATTTGcctaactgtttctttgctgaagctgttccagagcaatacatgaATGACCACTActgtaggtgtcactgtagagtgggatTTCGAAGCTTCGATACATTTGCTTCGACTCTTTCAGTGTtttatgaagcctcgctttgcccagaAGTTAAAGCtacctaatataaagtgagactggatattttgtgcagtttttgaaAATACCTTTTTAAACCTTTACTCAAGTAATGAACTTTTACTAGAGCAATATGCCATCAAGATATCTATTCTTGTCAAATGTTAACTACTGCACataaaactgcttttgttttaCAGGCTTTGGCTTGGCTTTTAACCTGCAGCCAGCTCTTACAATAATTGGCAAGTACTTCCTTGTAAAAAGGCCAATGGCAAATGGCATAGCAATGGCGGGCAGCCCAGTCTTCCTGTCCACCCTGGCTCCAGTCAACCAGTTTCTCTTTGACCAGTTTGGATGGCGAGGAAGCTTCTTCATACTCGGAGGAGTGCTGCTCAACTGCTGCATAGCTGGATCTCTAATGAGACCCATCAAAACCCCAGCGAGCAATACCACTGAAGACAACAACATCAGAACTAGACAAGACGAGTCCAAACCCTCGGGCTGCTTCTCAAAGCTCAGCCAATTCATAGACATCTCCCTCTTCAAGCACAGAGGCTTCCTCATCTATCTTGTAGGGAATGTGCTCATGTTTTTTGGATTTTTTGCCCCTGTGGTCTTCTTGGCACCATATGCCAAGCATCAGGGAGTAGACGAGTACTCTGCAGCATTCCTGCTCTCTATATTTGCTCTTGTAGACATGTTTGCACGCCCAGGAACTGGTTTGGTCGCCAACACCAGATGGATCAGGCCCAAGATCCAGTATTTCTTCAGTTTTGCTGTGACATATAATGGTTTGTGCCATTTAATGTGCCCACTTTTACCAGGTTACATAGGCCTGGTGGTTTACGCTGTGTTATTTGGCCTAGCTTTTGGCATGGTTTGCGCTCTTTTGTTTGAGGTACTCATGGATTTGGTTGGAGCTCAAAGGTTCTCCAGTGCAGTTGGACTTGCTACGATTATTGAGTGTGGGCCCGTCCTGCTGGGGCCACCAATATCTGGTGAGTCCAAAAATTGGTCCACCTCTCTCTGTTATAATGTTCAGgacttttattaacaataacaagaAGTATTGTGAAAAGCTCAAAGTTCATTCACAGATCTCTTTCTTAGGTTTACTGGTTGACATCTTTATGGATTATAAATACATGTACTTTGCTTGTGGCATGATGATGCTGGCGGGAGGTGTCTTCCTCTTCATCATGAACTATTACAACTACAGATGGTTGGAAAAGGAGGAGAAACAGAGAAATGCAGGAGAGCTACAGATGTTCTCAGCCAAAGAACTTCCCGCCATTGAAGAAGAGATCAAACGTAGTACTAAGGAGGAAGCTTGAAGACTTGAGCTGCAAAGAGCATTGAATCTGTCCTCTTCTTTTAGAAACTTCCATCTATCAATTCCATCTatctagaacaggggtcaccaaacttgttcctggagagctggtgtcctgcagagtttagctcggACCCCTTAATCAAACTcatctgaacaagctaatcaaggtcttaggtACATAATATTAATCCTGACACCCTCTCTGGAAATCTTTATCACTTGATAAATGAGCACAAAGTATAATGATAACCACAGTGCTTTAATTATATGAAATAAGTGAGTGTAGGTCTATAGTTTGATGGAAATTTTTAAAACTAAACGGCACCATTAACCAATCAGTTTCAATTAAGACatttattcttgttattatttttttaaatatgtttatataatctattgctttattttttattagtttcaatTGTACagtattactttaataaaaatattaataaggtTTTGCTTGTGACGTTACATAATTCAAGtgatatttttatattgaaatgttttattctgttgtttttattttaacaatgcacttttttcagttcattcaatgAAATATTAGTATTAACTTTTACTTCAGTCataattatagtaattattttaaagggctcctatggtaaaaaatctacttttcaagctgtttggacagacatatgtgtaggtatagtgtatagaccgtcatattggggtgatataagcacacccagtgctttttttcaatttaacaacataaaaaatggtggaccaataagagccgttttcagatcgaccgcaactttacgtaggacgGCGGtgcccccgcccaccaatattgattaacaggcgcgtcatcatgtgttgttgattcacgtccgccattttcagcgtgagtcgaagatatcactaaaggaacaccctagctctatttttagatgcaaggctcattgggctcaacacaagagcaatattgtccacattatcgctctaatcggaattattggttgtatctttaggtaggtttgcaaacgtgtacttctcattgagtctaccttatacttcagccatttgcatttctcgcaatcccagaagctccctgtgatcttaactagcatgcgttttagaattctaaacataggtttctaccagggtacactcaagtcgacagctagatgccgttgtgtgtaccctgatagaaacctatgtttagaattcaaaaatgcgtggcacgacgattcgggacacttcatgtatctgccgcgccacagagagtgtctggtgtgccgtgtcgcggctttgagcggcgcatccggtgcctcagtcaaagttaattcagtgtgcgtggttattagtttctgtgtacaagctcggcacttgaaactagcacacagttggctgtaaaactgtacaaagacacatatgattttgtactctctgcttggtctttgtccgagtcgtacatgtacgactgaatgcggatcctctcactcctgctcctctcagtctgccagtcagactctgttgcaaacgcagagcgggtgagctcatggccccgcccccttgttacgttggcgggaagccgaaactaatttacatgtgaagcaacacacccctaaatcagcgaactgtggacacgcccccaacatgacactttttaacacattataataaaaaaatctgtattgtgttttaaactgaacctaaactggcacactcagaagaaccataatattaatattaaatcataaaaaagttttatttg comes from Danio aesculapii chromosome 23, fDanAes4.1, whole genome shotgun sequence and encodes:
- the slc16a7 gene encoding monocarboxylate transporter 2; protein product: MPPSASTNLGYTPPDGGWGWAVVFGSFISIGFSYAFPKSLTIYFKEIQDYFSISYSQIAWVSSIMLATMYAGGPVSSILVNRYGSRPVVIVGGLMVGVAMVTASFGSSILHLYLCVGVIGGFGLAFNLQPALTIIGKYFLVKRPMANGIAMAGSPVFLSTLAPVNQFLFDQFGWRGSFFILGGVLLNCCIAGSLMRPIKTPASNTTEDNNIRTRQDESKPSGCFSKLSQFIDISLFKHRGFLIYLVGNVLMFFGFFAPVVFLAPYAKHQGVDEYSAAFLLSIFALVDMFARPGTGLVANTRWIRPKIQYFFSFAVTYNGLCHLMCPLLPGYIGLVVYAVLFGLAFGMVCALLFEVLMDLVGAQRFSSAVGLATIIECGPVLLGPPISGLLVDIFMDYKYMYFACGMMMLAGGVFLFIMNYYNYRWLEKEEKQRNAGELQMFSAKELPAIEEEIKRSTKEEA